A window of the Motacilla alba alba isolate MOTALB_02 chromosome 17, Motacilla_alba_V1.0_pri, whole genome shotgun sequence genome harbors these coding sequences:
- the TPRN gene encoding LOW QUALITY PROTEIN: taperin (The sequence of the model RefSeq protein was modified relative to this genomic sequence to represent the inferred CDS: deleted 2 bases in 1 codon) has protein sequence MSSAEPPLGAGPRAAPAWQREILERKRAKLAGAGGEPEPPAGERLVVAESLGPLRENPFMRLESERRRLRQGRPGPGGAARPLQQLLELYSAVPGIRTIRADNILIIESRADPAACFAAGDAPPARRRDPAGADPLRELLARRGAALAEIRADQVVIYETAEPPEPPEAAEPGTVSRLLEKFGQRPRGRRRRVGDALTGTGGAAAPPQVGPGAARAAPPAPPAGPGSPRAPAPLQKGPGFPRAPAPKAGPASPPAVDHPSAAPGSPAGCHPASGAGRPPTHSPAAGFAPGCHPPRPRPPHGLSPPRPRPPHGLSPPRPRFPLGLSPPPPTAPPRAVTPQPTAPPRPVTPQPAPPPRVVTPQPAAPQPAPAPPRAFTPEPAAPQPAPAPPRAAAPQAVPAAPKAAAPQANCFLHKISSNSFTVTPRGQPPSARVPEPGAVPAGRPATPKGPPVPSTSPSPARANARRPKPEEAEVAVSPLPSASPAPSATGATRPLSASAPRAGSSFEIHPAPKPDLAAIPAHDLQAQALAKLRLNSRNSFVFVPRREGSPARPPAQIARPGPPPPPSEEKAPPEPPRASAPEQEEPITSPPAPLDPLVPVTYIDDIVEPDSGARPAARTGSLADQPGGAGPDLEMEFSSVPLYRPHSAPQQRGGSTFTVVPKRKPVAPGLQALADASGRPQREEEEEEEDSKGRGKVVENADGPQVGLSHKKRYPTVNEIEVIGGYLSLERSCMSKTGSRRKKMKISFNETSLQTMFEYPSESSLAEEDEEEEGHASETEEKSRTFFIPRPNSTLHPSTPNSADLSSYTPKHSVKFSEWQEQKYEGPAAEGSLPKEADSHGNQVMLTPAEKGGLSDFSSEPALYF, from the exons atgagcagcgcggagccgccgctcgGCGCcgggccgcgggcagcgcccgCCTGGCAGCGGGAGATCCTGGAGCGCAAGCGGGCCAAGCtggccggggcgggcggcgagCCCGAGCCCCCGGCCGGGGAGCGGCTGGTGGTGGCGGAGAGCCTGGGCCCGCTCCGCGAGAACCCCTTCATGCGGCTGGAGAGCGAGCGGCGCCGGCTGCGGCAGGGgcggcccgggcccggcggcgcggcgcggccgctgcagcagctgctggagctgtacAGCGCCGTGCCCGGCATCCGCACCATCCGCGCCGACAACATCCTCATCATCGAGTCCCGCGCCGACCCCGCCGCCTGCTTCGCCGCGGGGGATGCGCCGCCCGCCCGACGCCGGGACCCGGCCGGCGCCGACCCGCTGCGGGAGCTGCTGGCCCGGCGCGGCGCCGCGCTCGCCGAGATCCGCGCCGACCAGGTCGTCATCTACGAGACGGCCGAGCCGCCGGAGCCGCCCGAGGCGGCCGAGCCGGGCACCGTCAGCCGCCTCCTGGAGAAGTTCGGgcagcggccgcggggccgccgtCGCCGCGTCGGGGACGCGCTGACCGGGaccggcggggccgcggctccgCCGCAGGTGGGACCGGGCGCTgcccgggccgcgccgcccgctccgcccgcgggacccggctccccccgcgcccccgcgCCTCTCCAGAAGGGACCCGGCTTCCCCCGGGCTCCGGCGCCAAAGGCGGGACCGGCATCTCCGCCGGCGGTC GACCACCCCTCCGCCGCTCCCGGCTCCCCCGCGGGCTGCCACCCCGCCAGCGGTGCCGGTCGCCCCCCAACCCACAGTCCTGCCGCCGGCTTCGCCCCGGGCTGTCACCCCCCCCGCCCACGACCCCCCCACGGGCTGTCACCCCCCCGCCCACGGCCCCCCCACGGGCTGTCACCCCCCCGCCCACGGTTTCCCCTCGGGCTGTCACCCCCCCCGCCCACGGCACCTCCCCGGGCTGTCACCCCCCAACCCACGGCACCCCCTCGGCCTGTCACCCCACAGCCCGCACCACCTCCCCGGGTTGTCACCCCACAGCCCGCAGCCCCCCAGCCCGCCCCGGCTCCCCCCCGGGCTTTCACCCCCGAGCCCGCAGCCCCCCAGCCCGCCCCGGCTCCCCCccgggctgcagccccccaggcgGTCCCAGCTGCCCCCAAGGCTGCGGCCCCTCAGGCCAATTGCTTTCTCCACAAGATCAGCTCCAACTCCTTCACGGTCACACCCCGGGGGCAGCCCCCCAGCGCCCGCGTCCCCGAGCCCGGTGCCGtccccgccggccgccccgCAACGCCCAAGGGGCCACCAGTGCCATCCACCAGCCCGTCCCCTGCCAGAGCCAACGCCAGGAGGCCAAAGCCGGAGGAGGCCGAAGTGGCCGTGTCGCCCCTGCCCAGTGCCAGTCCGGCCCCCAGTGCCACCGGCGCCACTCGGCCGCTCTCCGCCTCAGCCCCCCGCGCCGGGAGCTCCTTCGAAATCCACCCGGCTCCCAAACCCGACTTGGCGGCCATCCCAGCCCACGACCTGCAGGCACAGGCTCTGGCCAAGCTGCGCCTGAATTCGCGCAATTCCTTCGTCTTCGTGCCCCGCCGGGAGGGCAGCCCGGCTCGGCCGCCGGCCCAGATTGCCAGGCCGGGGCCACCGCCGCCGCCCTCGGAGGAGAAGGCACCGCCGGAGCCCCCGAGGGCTTCCGCCCCGGAGCAGGAAGAGCCCATCACTTCCCCACCGGCGCCTCTGGATCCGTTGGTACCTGTGACTTACATCGATGACATTGTGGAGCCGGACAGCGGGGCTCGCCCGGCTGCGAGGACGGGGAGCTTGGCGGATCAGCCCGGAGGAGCTGGCCCCGACCTGGAGATGGAGTTTTCTTCTGTGCCCCTCTACAGACCACACTCTGCCCCGCAGCAGAGGGGAGGCAGCACCTTCACTGTCGTGCCCAAAAGGAAGCCCGtggccccggggctgcaggcTCTCGCCGATGCCAGCGGAAGGCCACAgcgggaggaagaggaggaggaggaggatagCAAAGGAAGAGGCAAAGTCGTGGAGAACGCTGATGGGCCTCAAGTGGGGCTATCCCATAAAAAGCGCTACCCCACGGTGAACGAGATTGAAGTGATCGGGGGGTACCTGTCCCTGGAGAGGTCCTGCATGAGCAAGACGGGCTCACGCCGCAAGAAG ATGAAGATCTCTTTCAACGAGACAAGTTTGCAGACGATGTTTGAGTACCCCTCAGAGAGCTCCCTGGCagaagaggatgaggaagaggaaggacaCGCTTCCGAAACGGAGGAAAAATCTCGTACCTTTTTTATTCCACGCCCCAACAGCACTTTGCATCCCAGTACACCTAACTCAG CAGATTTATCCAGCTACACCCCAAAGCACTCCGTGAAGTTCAGCGAGTGGCAGGAGCAGAAATATGAgggtcctgctgcagagggatcCCTCCCAAAGGAAGCTGATTCCCATGGGAACCAAGTCATG CTCACCCCGGCGGAGAAGGGCGGCCTCTCGGATTTCAGCAGCGAGCCCGCGCTCTATTTCTGA